The DNA segment CTGGATTCAACAACAAAaactaattaataaaaaaaaaacaaagaggcAGTTAAACAATACAGATCCAAAAACCACAGTTATTTCAACATTTACAACCTTCTAAAGTTTAAAGACACAGTTAAAAGTTACAAAAAACCAAGAAATTTGGAAGAACTTACAACAATGCAAGAGGCAGATGTAAAAAGCCGACAAAAAATGTGAAACCTTGATGTTAGAGCCGAGAAACAACGTAAGATCCAGATGCAAAGAGTCAATATAGAGACTGAAGCAAGCAAGCTCTCTTTCAGACAACAGTAAAATAGTAAAATATTGCTTTACAGATGACATGACTATTTCTGATAAgtagtaaaaaaacaaaaaggacAAAAGTCAAACAGACCATTTCTGACTTGACTTGGTTTCTGAAAAGATTGAGATATATTAAAAGATATTATTCTAACTAAAGACTTATTAAGAATATGAAAAAAGTCTTTGGATTATAACTTGAAGTTGGATTCTAAGTAAACAATAAGTTTATTCAAAAAGTTGCTGATCTAATCTGTCAAACAATAAGTTTATTCAAAAAGTTTATTAAAAAGAGTTATCATTTGATGCAAGTGCAAAGCTGTTTAGAGTTTTTACCAGGTGAAACCAGTTATATGATTTAAGAAAGGGTTATATGATTTAAGTTCTTTTAGGACATGATTTAAGAAAGGGTTATATGATTTAAGAAATAATCCTTTTAGGACATGATTTAAGAAATAATCCTTTTAGGACATGATTTAAGGGTTTTAGGACACGATAACTAAAAAGGGTTATATGATTTAATCTAACTAAAGACTTATTAAGAATATGAAAGGGGTAATAGTTGACTGGTTTTAATTGTTTTCATAAAAAAACTTCTCTATTTGTAAATTATTGTTTTagtaataaaaacaatattgttAATCTTGCTTTAGAAACATGCTCTCTTTCAGACTAATAGTAAAATATTGCTTTACAGATGACATGACTATTTCTGATAAgtagtaaaaaaacaaaaaggacAAAAGTCAAACAGACCATTTCTGACTTGACTTGGTTTCTGAAAAGGTTGAGATATATTAAAAGATATTATTCTAACTAAATACTTATTAAGAATATGAAAAAGTCTTTGGATTATAACTTGAAGTTGGATTCTAAGTAAACAATAAGTTTATTCAAAAAGTTGCTAATCTAATCTGTCAAACAATAAGTTTATTCAAAAAGTTTATTAAAAAGAGTTATCATTTGATGCAAGTGCAAAGCTGTTTAGAGTTTTTACCTGATTCATTGTCGGTTTCGACTTGCGGCGGGTTGAATCGCCAAAGGTTTTCTATGCTTTTTAGGGGGAAAATGGGTGCttctctccacagggcatacaaaACACAGATTATTAGCGGAAGCccgccaaatttaacatataaagtttttttatatgttaaatatggcgagctgccgccaataacctgtgttttgtatgccctgggagagaagcacccatgttccccctaaaatgcaaagaaaacatCAGGGTCAACCCCAGTGGATCTTGTGTCGAATAGAGAGAAAATCATCGATTCGGTGTCATTGAACCCTATCCAAACACTGTATAAGTATTAAACAGATCAGACTCAAATAGCGAACAAAAACGTATGAAAATACAGATTTAGACTTCATATACCGtttcaaaaaaaaacttctctatttgtaaattattgttttagtaataaaaacaatattgttAATGATAATTTTAGTACAAAAATTGAGTTTAAGAACAAGAAATGAATTCAAGAACAAAAATTGAATCTAAGAACATCTTCTATCTATGAATCTAAGAACAAAAACTGAAtctcacacatatatatagtttCACAGTTTAAGTCATACAGACACCTATAGATAAAGAGTAAACCCATAACCACCTATAGCAAGCTATCCAGCAGATTTATTCCACTTTTCATGGCATGCAGTCAACATTGATTAGTCCATCCGAATAAGCATACAAAACTTTTCTTAATTCATAATGTGAGCAAAGCAAACACTCATTCTGTCATGACTTCCGAGATGTAACACATATACCAATCACTCAGTCTTCATATCTCAAATATGCCCTATGTTGATAATAATTTTGAATCTACACAAATCAAGCCAAACAGACCTCCATTTCTAAACAGATGCACCAAAACAACACATAATAGAGCAAATATTCATAACCAAAACCTAACAAAATCAAACACGTTCAAAATGAATTAAGGAATTCGAATCAATCAGTATACATTGACTAACACTTGATCTGATCAGATCAGATCAAAACAACACGTAAACGAAAAATACAACTATTCTTACCAAATTTGTTTTGACCCAAATTTGTTTTCACATGTTTCTCAACCCGCCCATTTTGCCACTACTAATCTCAAGGAAAGTCTGTATTGAGAAAAACTGCAGTTCCTGTTGGACGAAATATAACAGGACAACCAGGGGtatttgtgaaaacaaatgtatCATTTGATCCCTGTATAGTATTCACCAACCAGTGAAAGaatgattaaaaataaaaagaagttaATCAATATGTATTTCATATCTTTTCTTGGTTGGAGGTCTCAAATAAGCATACCTAATATCTTTTCTTAGTTGACGGTTTCAAGGGTGCCTCAACTAAACCACCAAACACCGCCTCTTTATGATCTCCGACATCCTGAAATTTGTTAATCAAGTTTCAGTTTAAAGATAATTTAGAAGGTTTTATGTCTAAAATATACACTTTGGACGCCTTGCGACCAGTTTGACCCAAAGATATAAACAGGTTGAATTCGGACTTACCAACAGACTTAGCCCGGGGGAAAGATTACTTCTTCTATACAAAGTTGACAAAGATATACCATGCCTCCATGTACTGCAtatgaaaaccaaatacaaaataaaaataacataacaCTACAAATTCTTCCATACAACACAATCAAAATCAAATGCAATACCTGTACAGCAGGACCCATTTCTTTCCTCGACTAAGAACCGGGAGTGCAACATAAAGAGCAGCCCGTGTGTCTTCAGTCATAAGCTGCGATGGTTCTGACATATTCAGTAGTTTAGGCCCGCTCAGTTTATCCAGATTTGTCATACACAAGAGCCCAACCCTCCTCTTCTAGAACCTCACTGGTATATCCCTTAGTTTTGGCTGTAGCCACCAAATCACCAAGCCAAAAAATTAGGTTAATACAAATAAAGATAGGAAAACAGATGTGTCGCAGGGTCAAGTTGGGTAACAGTAATATGCCAATTAACTTACCTTAACATGAATTTAAATGAAACCAAATAACAGCACCAAGTTCACTAATATGTAGATTTCTTATAATGTGTAGATTTatgttgttttttt comes from the Helianthus annuus cultivar XRQ/B chromosome 4, HanXRQr2.0-SUNRISE, whole genome shotgun sequence genome and includes:
- the LOC110935025 gene encoding oxidation resistance protein 1-like, which codes for MTNLDKLSGPKLLNMSEPSQLMTEDTRAALYVALPVLSRGKKWVLLYSTWRHGISLSTLYRRSNLSPGLSLLGSNDTFVFTNTPGCPVIFRPTGTAVFLNTDFP